One stretch of Nicotiana tabacum cultivar K326 chromosome 18, ASM71507v2, whole genome shotgun sequence DNA includes these proteins:
- the LOC107798795 gene encoding defensin-like protein 1, which yields MAKSLVSYTTFLALLLCFLLISSNEMQAAEGKLCRRKSKTFSGYCFISEHCDEECKEKEGAKRGMCIKKSIFRRYCYCYHKCK from the exons ATGGCAAAGTCGCTCGTGAGCTACACAACCTTCCTTGCTCTCCTCTTATGCTTCCTCCTCATTTCATCCAATG AGATGCAAGCGGCAGAGGGCAAACTTTGCCGAAGGAAGAGCAAGACATTTTCTGGCTATTGCTTTATTAGTGAACACTGCGACGAAGAATGCAAAGAGAAAGAGGGGGCAAAGAGGGGTATGTGCATTAAGAAGAGCATCTTCAGACGTTATTGCTACTGCTACCACAAGTGCAAATAA